The Lonchura striata isolate bLonStr1 chromosome 6, bLonStr1.mat, whole genome shotgun sequence nucleotide sequence TGGGAGTGGCAAAGCCTCTGGTTCAGAGAATCTAAGTAAACATCAGTAATTTCACTTTACATTTCATGATCTTTCATAGACTATATAGGAAACTCTCCAGGACCAGCTCCTGGCCTTGTAAACAGAGCACTGCATAGATAGCTGAAGCCAGAAGGGACTCAGAAACAGTGTAAGTGTATAGAATTGTTAACATTGGAAAGATTTATTGTTAGCCAAGGACTGAATCCTTTCTTATCCCTGTTTTTTCTCTGTATGCATTTAAAAAGAGATGACCACTGATTTTATAGTTGAATGGAAAGCAGATGGTGTTAAAGGGATCAGAATTAATGTGTTGTTTCACTTTAGACTTAAATGCACCTCCCTCAAGCTGTTTTTCCTGTAAGTTTCCAGTAAGTGTGACCAGTAAGCTTTTATTTTACAGGCAGATGTTGCTTGTGAACGAATATTCACTGTGAACGATGTAGAGCATGGAGGATGTAAATACGGCATCATCAATCTCAGCGGTTTGGGGAAGGAGTCTCTCACTGTGGAGATGTATGACAACCTCTACTTCACAAACCGCAAAGTACTATTTTCTGTTCCTCCTTCCTTTGGCGGTTGCATTCTCAGAACACTGTTCTTGGGACACTCAGGTGGAAGTGCGtgagggctggggaaggggctagGAGAAGAGAACAGAAGAATCTGGAAATGTGAAACTTGGGTAGACACAGAACCACAATAAGCCTGTCCTGAAAGCGCTTGGTACCAGTGATAATTGTCAGGAATGTTATGAAGTACCAGCTTCCAAGGATAGTGATTACTTGTAGCTGGCAAAACTGAAGTTCGGCTATTAAAACTACTAAGATTTGCATGcttctttcttaaaaataactttGGGAAACTGTTTCTCCTGTGTTTATCCTTAAAGTTTACCCTTAAACTGTTTATCCTCCTTTAAATATGAGGCATATTTAAAACAGGTTTTCATGATCTCTTCATGTTCAGGTTCTTTCAGGGATGGTCTCTTGAAAAATAAGATGTGCTTGGTACCTTAGTCTGTCTTTGGTCAGACTTCTTAATGCTGTCCTGTTATGAGTGTGAAGCTGAAATGCTTGTGTCCCATTACTGCGTTATTTAGTGGGCTGAGGAGTTGTGCCCAGTGCCTAATTTTACATCATTTTtgcatggaaataatttttccttaatTGAATTACAGATCACAAATAAAGTATGTGTTCTTCTCTCTTAAGGTGAACTCTGTGTGCTGGGCATCACTGACTCATCCAGATTCTCATGTTTTAtatccttttaaaaaatcaaaattgccATTCAGGTTTCACAAGTCTGCATCATGCTTCACAGAAAAACTAACTTTAAGGAATACCTCTCCTGTAGTTCCCCCAGAAGATGAGTTTTCTGGAAATCAGTGTAagtaaagaaaatcaaaatatgttGAAATAACTGAGGCAGATGTATGGTTCTGTTACAGATAAATGTAGAATTGTTCTCATGGTAATGGTAAATGGAAGACCATGTTTTCTGCCATGGAGAATTCCTACTTCATTCATAGTGAATATAAATGCCATATCCAAAATTATCTGATGTTTAGAAATTGGCTGAGGCAGAAGAACAAGAGCAGAGGGTTAAGGCAACAACCTTTTTTCTGAAGTGAACCTCTTTGAAAGTGCAATAGTTTGttatgtgtttaaaaatatccCCATATTAGTAGGGGTGAGAGGAGAATGGGAGCAATTCAGTAGCATCACCTGCAACTTCCAGAGCATGTTCTGCAGGAGTGACTCAAAAAGGGAAGTTGATGATATAGTAGAGGAAGCAGTAATGAACAGTGCAGAGCCCAGAAAAGTGTGGgagaaaaaaactgaattttgaCACAGGAGATGGCAGACAACAGGTGTGTTATAAAGTGCCAAAAGAAATTACATAGAAAATTATGGAACAGCCTGTGTGAAAAGCCAGGCAATTCCAGACCAACCCATCAGGGGCAGGAGCTCTCCAGGTGTGCACACAGCTGGGGACGTGTTCAGGATCACTTGGTTTGGTGGGTTCATGCTTTCCCCTGGTTGAGTTACAGATTTGCCCCACTGAACTTGAAATGCAGCTTTGAAATTCTATTTGTACCTGGTACAGtcttcataaaatatttaaatgtaatCAAAGTGACTTTTTCTTGCCTCCCATTTTTCCAATTTACCTCCATGAAAAACAGATCTATATTAATGCAGTGTCATCAACATGAAAAAGTGAGAAGAATGATCTATGTAGGCCatgcttattttttattttccctatcACTAGTAATATACAAAGTATTGTCATATCTTTCTGGTAGTGAAAATACACAAACAAGAATCTGAGTTCTTTCTAGCTCATTCCTATGAAAGAAGTGAAGTGTCACAGCTTAATTGTAAACTGTAAAGCACATCAAAGGTCTCGAGGAAAAGTGTTGCAAGCTGTAGCTGTGTCAGGGTATCTTGCTTTTCCCATTTGTAAGTATTAGGCAGTCGGTTCTATTTTAGGGAGAAATCAGTTTTCCTTAACTCACCTCAGCAAGCTGTGTCTCATGGGAATTGCAGAAACACCAGGCTGTGCCAGTCTGCTTCCAGCATCGTTGTTCAGCAGCACTAACCCAGGTAGGGTGTTTCTGTTGGATTTTTGTCTCCAAGTTTTGGTAGCAATTATAGTATAAAAAGAGCACAAATGAAAGGTTACTTTAGCATTCTTTTTCAGTAGTTGGCGAGTCTCTTGTATTCCTAAGAGTAAGACTAAAACAGCTGAAGAAGTGCAATACAGCTTAATTAACAAGCACTATTCAAAGCCGTAGTTTATTTTTATCTGCTGCAATACTTGACTTTGGCAGGAGAACACCTCACTTGTAAAGTAAACACTTGAGATTTTTCATGAGTAGCTTGGCCTGTAATTAATATGCGGAAGCTGCACACAGCAAGTACTCACATTTCTTTATAGAATGTCCAGAGTCACTGCAGAGTCCCTTCTCATAGCAGCTGCTCAGGTATGCTCAGCACATAAATCAGAGGTGGAAAGCTGGTAAATATCTCAGCCCATAGCTCCTTGTACAAGCTCCAGTTGTATGGAAACCTGACTGACTGGGAGAGTACTATGTCTTAAGTCTACCTATAGCTGATCTTTCTTGTTGGATGTTCTTGGGAGCAGGACTTAATTAATTGGAACTTTTTAATAGATGTTAGAACCATATGTCTTCCAGTCACAGAGTGCAGTGCTCTAATCTGGCTTCCATTCAGACATGATCAGTTAAATTTATCAGGGGAAATCTGTGATAGATAAGAGTAATGCActaattttaagtttttaatgTCTTACTATATATgcagccattaaaaaaaatttacatagAGTTAGCATGAGCTTGAATAAAGAGTCACTGAGGGTGGATGGCTACTAGGCCAGCATACCCAGTTGCTCTGTGAAAGCTTTTCAGCCCTTCACCATAATTAGCTGCTgtgagttccaccaaagtgctTTTGTCTAATATATCCTACTGACTGTTTAGGTATTTCCAAATTTGATTTCCTTCACTCTCCTAAGAGGTGGTTTGTGGAAGCCTTGCTGAATAGATGCTGGGAGAAAAGTAGAACTTAGCCTGTCTAAAACTGTGTTACCCATCCATTCTTGTTCACCTCTGCTACCTGGCATGTATATGTATGATGCGCTATGAAGTGAAAACTGACAATGTAGTCTGCTAATTGGCATAAATTCCATGCAGGGGCTACATGAGTAAGAGTCAAATCTTGGGGTTTATtacttaatctttttttttttttaataagcagGCATAGAACTTACAGGTTAGGTTTTGGCTAATCTACAGTTTATAAagtaaatgttttttatttctagCCCACTCATCATTGAAAAATGGCTTACTTAGTGCTATAAGGCATCTTATTCTGCCATGGTGAGCCCTCTGACTACTGAATAAATTTCACAGTCTCTCAATATCATCTATTTACATAGACTGTAGGAGTCCCACTTACAGTCATGAACTTCCATTTCTGTTTCCTGTCTCTTGAGTAGCAAAAAGATGCTAATTGGGTAACACTTTCTCTGCTTCAGATTGAAATGTTAAAAGAAATGCAGCTAGAACCTTTCTGAGTTACCATCCTGTCCTAACATTTTATGAAGACCTCATGTGTTGCTCCTGTCTTCTAGGAGATCGACCTGGAATGCTGTGCAGTTTCAAGATATCCACTGCCTGGTCCTGCGCTTGGTGCCTGAATCCCCAAGCAGACAATTGCTTTAGCACAGGTGATCTATACCAAGAGAGCTGACAAGGCTAACAACCCCCTCTTGTCTCAGTGGCAAAGACTTCTTCCATTCATCTCCCAGCTGCTACACAAATTACAGCTAAACTAATGGCATCTGTCTTCCTTAGGCCTGACACGACGAGTTCTTGTGACCAATGTAGTGACAGGGCATCGTCAGACCTTTGGAACCAGTAGTgatgtgctggcacagcagttTGCCACACAGGTAGGGAGAGCCAGACACCATTTTTTCAGAGCgcttccccagtgctgggctcttCATGCTGCTTGGGGCGGGACTCCTCATGCTGTACATAAGGTTGTGatgacagctgctgctgagtgGCTGATCCATAGCAGAGCTGATGTGGTCTGATGCTTGAACACAATTGAATAGCAACAAAAATATTACCTGATTTCAAACTGTGACAACAGGGGCAATTTTTGATAAGATTAAGGAGGTTAAAGGACAAGGAACTACAAAAAGCATAGTAATAACATGTAAAATTGTTTTGGCTTTGGCAAATAACCTCATTCTAGTAACACTCAGTATATTGCCTCCACCAAGAAGGAGAAAGTCACAATAAAATTGTTCATGAAGAATTAGTATGGTAAAAGAGGAATATGAGAATTCCAGTTTCTGTTTTGCTGTTATGTTAGACTGAGTTCCTGCTGACCTAGGCAAACTTTTACAGCTAAAGTAAATAGCTGAGGTTTGAATGGAACTTAAGAATTTGCTGAGAAATGCTGCAGTGTGTAATTAAAATTCTGCTTCTTAATGCATCTGCTAAAATAATTTGACAACTGCACTGTAGAGCTCAAAAGCATGACACAGGCTATGTCTGTGTAACTTGTAAGATCCTTGCAGATGTTACACAGTATGCTTCTTTCTCTGGGATTCTCCCAGACCCCAGTGCTGTACAATGGCTGTCGTTCGGGTGAGATTTTCAGCATTGATGTGCGCCAACGTAACCGCAAGGGGCAGAGCTGGAAAGCAATTcgtctcttccatggctcagcagTTACATCTATTCACCTTATGGAGGCTGAACATTATCTGATGGCAGCAGATATGGCTGGAAAGGTatggttttgttgtgtttagATATTCTGTTCCTTTTAGCATCTTGGAATTTACAGGTACTTATCCCATTCCCGGGGCAGATGTATGTAGTATGGAACTGGGTGGTAGTTCCCTTTACGGGTCTTCTTCCCAGAGACCGATATTTATCACAGAATGGGCTGGGTTGGATGGAAACTtaaaagatcatctggttccagCCCCCTgtcataggcagggacaccttccactagactttcatccaacctgaccttgaacacttccagggatggggcatccacaacttctctgggcagcttgTTTTAGTCACTCACCACCTTCACATTAAAGAGCTTCCTAATATGTAATCTGAACCTACCCTtctcagtttaaagccattcccccttgtcctatcactacatacCCTTATATTTTGACCCTCTCTAGCTCTCCTGTAGCCTCTTAATGAGGAGGCTGCTTTTGCAGGCTGGattctctcagcctgtctccataGGAGAGGTCCTCTAGCCCTCCGATCATCTtcatggccctcctctggacatggCTCCAGCACATTCAACCTTTGGGTGCTCTCTGTTTTAATATATCCTCTCAAACAATTCCTTCAACTTGCAGATAAAACTGTGGGACCTGAGAACAGCAAAGTCTGTGAAACAGTACAAAGGTCACCATAATGAATATGCTCTTCTCCCTTTGCATGTAAATGAGGAGGAAGGACTTCTTATAGCAGGTGGGTTGACTTTTTCCCCCTTCTATTTGTGTAGTGTATGGTAGTGATTTTCTTATGCGTGAGGGGTGTTTCTTAGGTACAGCTGTTAGCAGCTGTACAGCTGttaattctttaaaattcatttaaaaatttagCCTTAAACATACTGTAATATACTATGAAGATTATGTTATGGATACATACCTACTGTAATCAATCCTGTGAGGTGCTTAATAGCTTAATCTGCTGTGTCCTGTAAAAGTCCACAATATGTCTCCTTTCCACAGTATGTCTCAAGAGTAGAGCAGAAAACATTTGGTATTAAAATTCAGGGAAACAACATGTAAACAGGAGACTTGGTGATACCTTTATCTAGAGACTGCATCTCTTTAGTTGGTGCTTAAGTGGAGAATGTGGTGATGGACTGAAACATTGGCATGTGAGAGCCTGACTCCTTGTAAATTATTTATACAACTTTGATTCATTTTGAATACTCCAGTTGCACTCAGATTTTTGTACTATTATATTTTGGGTGGAGGCAGGAAAAGTAGCAGTAGATGAAACAAAACCCATGTAGTGTAGCCAAGTTTCATAAAGGCACTGTAAAGACAGTGACTTCCTTTACTTGGCTATGTCAGTAAGTGGTGGAATAATAAGAATTTTTAATGTGACTgaatttttctccctttttttggCTTAGGAGCTTGATAAAGGGAACAGCATTCTAAATACTGATTTATTGTACCTTTAATTACCTAATaagaaatgcacatttttcCCACTCTAGTAGTATTCAGTGTAAAACTTTTGTTTTGTAAAGTATGGATAAGCACTTTGTCTCTTGTGAATGTAAAAATATTCAGGGTTTTCACCATAGACCTTCTGCTTCTGTGGTGATAATCTTGCAGAACCATGTAAAGTCCTTTTTGTGTAATgttgaattttgttttcctcccagtTGGTCAGGATTGTTACACCCGAATCTGGAGTCTCCAAGATACTCATCTGCTTAGAACCATCCCTTCTCCTCACCCATCATCCAAAGATGCCATTCCTAGTGTGGTGTTTTCTTCAAGACTTGGGGGTAGCCGAGGAGTTCCTGGCTTACTCATGGCTGTCAAACAGGATCTCTACCACTTCTCCTATAATTGACATATTCTCCTCAGACCTGGTCTACAAAGCTGCCAATCAATATGTGACTTCAGAATCTTTACACCAGTCACCAAGCTGTTGAGTCATTATGTGCTGCTGTTGCATCTTCTTTGCTCATCTAATTGTGAACCTCTTTCAGCAGTTCAGCAAATCTTTCTGTATACATACATTTCAGACCTCTTGTAAATAAAAGCTGTACACCGATTAAGTGTAGGCAAGATTCAATCTCTCCGAAATCTAGCTTAACCCCACCAAGCAGGTAACTTTAAGAGCTGCTGTTGTGCTATCTGAATGTGCTGTCAAAAAGCTGCTCTAGCTTGATTCTAGTTTGGTCACTTAACCTTTAGCTGTGGTCACAACTGCCTCAAGAagcagcctggcccagcacagTGAAGCAGCTGATGTTGAAAAGCTGAACATTTTAAGTGTTCTGGGGCTTTGTTTGGATTAGCTTTGGTGGGGGCTCCTGCAACTGCCACTGCGGCACCTTGGAAGCAGTTGGTTGGAAGCAACCATGCTCCACTGTTGGAAACAGTGTGGAACAACTGTTTTCCTCACCCCTGCTGTCAGTACTTTTTGCTGGGTCATACTAAACTTTGTGCCTTTCAGATGGTGGTAGTGTGCAACTGCCCTGCCACGATCCCCTGGAGAAAGCAGCAGGCCTGGAGTAAAGCCCTGTTTCTGGTCCAGTAGCAAAGCTGAATGCCCTTGTTAATTTTATTGATCTTTCCTAACCAAGTCCACACCCCTAATATGCAGTTTGGTCAGCAGTCTGGAAGGGTGGGCTTGCTTATGCAGCTGTAGCAGGACAGGAGACCAGTTGTATAGACCACATCTTTGTGATTTGCAATCATCTGTGCAAAGTCAGTATAACAAAGGTACAAGTgggctgctctctgctgcaAAGTTGTAGTACCAGCTCACAGTAACTGGATGATACCATATATGTATTTGAGAACAATTACCATCCAATAGAGCCTCTTCACTTCCTGCCTGGTAACCAGTCTGGGTTGGACGAGACCATCCTGCTCTCAGCATCTGTAGGAAGCACTGACCAGATCAGCAACCTATGAAAAGGTAAAGGCCCATGAACTAGGATGGGCTTTACAGGAAAGACACAATTCTTACTAAAGGAGTGCCAGAACCATTTTTTCATCCTGGGATCTGCTTAGAGCATTCAGGTGCACAGTTTTGTCATCAGAGATGCTACTTCCCCTGgggtcctgccagctcagcaagTGGGCATACAGTGACATGCTGCATAGCACGTTAAGAGGGCTCAGTGAGATGGCCCTGGCAGAGAGCAAGGCTGGGACTCTGCATTCCCAGTGCCTTCTGCCAGCAGGCTCTCGCACAGAGATGAGTGTTGCTGCTCTCTACAGGTGTGGCCTCTCCGGCAGTTCCTAGTGCAGCACTCTAACCTGGGTCTGTGTCCTCACTGGAAAGGGCTGCAACAGTGCTGAGCATCCTAGGCAGGAAGGGGCTTTCAAGTCCCACATCAAGCAATCCTCTTTCTGCCTTCAAAGTAGGCTCCCACCAGCACCCTCTTAGCTGAAAAACTGTTTTATGCCTATCTCATTTCTTAACAGATACTATTACTGCTTTTGGCCAGAGCAACATATTTATGGAGGGATTGTACTGTGCCACCTTCATTCTAAGGGACCATCAGCTTTGTTTAACCTCACACTGGTGCATGTGTTTTTTACTCCTCTTGAACAGgagtatttgtattttaaaaaatgggttAGTAAAACTGTTCAACCAGTCACAAAATGTTTTTCCCCAGAGGAGGGAGTGAGCTGCAGCATAAACACAGTGCTCTTAACAGGGATAAGGCAGTCAGGGTTGTGGCATGAGCACCACAAGAGTTCATTGGGGACTTGGTGGTACAGCCAGTTCATCCCTTTGCATCCCTGCTAGTGGCCTGAGCTCACTGAACAAACTTCATGAGGGTGTCTATGGTTTCTGAAAGGAAGCCTCAGAAGTGCCCTGCAATGCAAGACACTCTGCAGGGAGATTCCCTCTACAAGTCCCATGAAAACCTTAGTAGAGCCTGTaggcttttgtttctttccaatGCATTCCTCTCTGCTTCCATTTTGCAAGTGGCTTTGGATATAAGAGGGAATTATTCAAATACAGGTACC carries:
- the DCAF4 gene encoding DDB1- and CUL4-associated factor 4 isoform X1 — encoded protein: MFALRVKMRRNHRRGKERRGWSGQKRGPPPHWHRRPGHSSAQSLEQDETQTSVSAGPSSSEEPSSSSSMQNSVAPELPGFYYDPEKNRYFRLLPGHNNHNPLTKDSIQNKAMEYKRLRLLEEEEKQNQKTTRAGLNSSVLLQKRQLGSLSSTTYCRLVHELKVNCMQRRKIEIHSPDSSVAGTNNFKIIVADVACERIFTVNDVEHGGCKYGIINLSGLGKESLTVEMYDNLYFTNRKVNSVCWASLTHPDSHVLLCLMGIAETPGCASLLPASLFSSTNPGDRPGMLCSFKISTAWSCAWCLNPQADNCFSTGLTRRVLVTNVVTGHRQTFGTSSDVLAQQFATQTPVLYNGCRSGEIFSIDVRQRNRKGQSWKAIRLFHGSAVTSIHLMEAEHYLMAADMAGKIKLWDLRTAKSVKQYKGHHNEYALLPLHVNEEEGLLIAVGQDCYTRIWSLQDTHLLRTIPSPHPSSKDAIPSVVFSSRLGGSRGVPGLLMAVKQDLYHFSYN
- the DCAF4 gene encoding DDB1- and CUL4-associated factor 4 isoform X3 gives rise to the protein MRRNHRRGKERRGWSGQKRGPPPHWHRRPGHSSAQSLEQDETQTSVSAGPSSSEEPSSSSSMQNSVAPELPGFYYDPEKNRYFRLLPGHNNHNPLTKDSIQNKAMEYKRLRLLEEEEKQNQKTTRAGLNSSVLLQKRQLGSLSSTTYCRLVHELKVNCMQRRKIEIHSPDSSVAGTNNFKIIVADVACERIFTVNDVEHGGCKYGIINLSGLGKESLTVEMYDNLYFTNRKVNSVCWASLTHPDSHVLLCLMGIAETPGCASLLPASLFSSTNPGDRPGMLCSFKISTAWSCAWCLNPQADNCFSTGLTRRVLVTNVVTGHRQTFGTSSDVLAQQFATQTPVLYNGCRSGEIFSIDVRQRNRKGQSWKAIRLFHGSAVTSIHLMEAEHYLMAADMAGKIKLWDLRTAKSVKQYKGHHNEYALLPLHVNEEEGLLIAVGQDCYTRIWSLQDTHLLRTIPSPHPSSKDAIPSVVFSSRLGGSRGVPGLLMAVKQDLYHFSYN
- the DCAF4 gene encoding DDB1- and CUL4-associated factor 4 isoform X2 — its product is MFALRVKMRRNHRRGKERRGWSGQKRGPPPHWHRRPGHSSAQSLEQDETQTSVSAGPSSSEEPSSSSSMQNSVAPGFYYDPEKNRYFRLLPGHNNHNPLTKDSIQNKAMEYKRLRLLEEEEKQNQKTTRAGLNSSVLLQKRQLGSLSSTTYCRLVHELKVNCMQRRKIEIHSPDSSVAGTNNFKIIVADVACERIFTVNDVEHGGCKYGIINLSGLGKESLTVEMYDNLYFTNRKVNSVCWASLTHPDSHVLLCLMGIAETPGCASLLPASLFSSTNPGDRPGMLCSFKISTAWSCAWCLNPQADNCFSTGLTRRVLVTNVVTGHRQTFGTSSDVLAQQFATQTPVLYNGCRSGEIFSIDVRQRNRKGQSWKAIRLFHGSAVTSIHLMEAEHYLMAADMAGKIKLWDLRTAKSVKQYKGHHNEYALLPLHVNEEEGLLIAVGQDCYTRIWSLQDTHLLRTIPSPHPSSKDAIPSVVFSSRLGGSRGVPGLLMAVKQDLYHFSYN